One Ignavibacteria bacterium genomic window carries:
- a CDS encoding AraC family transcriptional regulator: MILKGYPDYTKEGFDINAPCPEWKWPNMIIHNKTTSADYPMHTGPLTLKFTLKGAEFFKTSERDYTVEGGCYLIINQGQKYSCRIASRSEVETISVFFRPQFAEEVLASLVTPEDKLLELKETKSELPVHFVEKIYEQNSFITTSIMKFKIASENNLEDEDWFEDEFFTLLKNMLVLHRVVNKEVENVSSAKLSTKWEIYRRAHVARDYIDAHFTEEIKLEDVAKASCLSLFHFIRIFKNIFKETPRQYIIKKRLDKASALLMHSEVSVTDVCFDVGFKSLSSFSWLFKQKFGMYPEQLRHSYQYFQTSFKNLKV, translated from the coding sequence ATGATTCTTAAAGGATATCCTGATTATACTAAAGAGGGTTTTGATATAAACGCACCGTGTCCCGAGTGGAAATGGCCGAATATGATTATTCATAATAAAACTACATCGGCTGATTATCCCATGCACACAGGACCATTGACGCTAAAGTTCACGCTCAAGGGCGCGGAGTTCTTTAAAACTTCCGAGCGTGATTATACTGTCGAGGGCGGCTGCTATTTAATCATCAATCAGGGACAAAAATATTCGTGCAGAATTGCTTCGCGAAGCGAGGTCGAAACGATTTCGGTTTTCTTCAGACCTCAATTTGCTGAGGAGGTTCTTGCAAGTCTTGTAACTCCTGAAGATAAATTACTTGAGCTAAAAGAAACAAAGAGCGAGCTTCCGGTTCATTTTGTTGAGAAAATTTATGAACAGAACAGCTTCATCACGACTTCGATTATGAAGTTCAAGATCGCATCCGAAAATAATCTTGAAGATGAAGACTGGTTTGAAGATGAATTTTTTACGCTTCTGAAAAATATGCTTGTGCTTCACAGGGTCGTGAATAAGGAAGTCGAGAATGTTTCATCGGCGAAGCTTTCAACCAAATGGGAAATCTACCGCCGCGCGCATGTTGCAAGAGATTATATCGATGCTCATTTTACGGAAGAGATAAAGCTTGAAGATGTTGCAAAAGCATCATGCTTGTCTTTATTTCACTTCATAAGAATTTTTAAAAACATTTTTAAAGAAACTCCGAGACAGTATATCATAAAAAAACGTCTTGATAAGGCATCGGCTTTATTAATGCACTCGGAAGTTTCCGTGACGGATGTTTGCTTTGATGTCGGCTTTAAAAGCTTGAGTTCGTTCAGCTGGCTTTTTAAACAAAAATTCGGAATGTACCCTGAACAGCTTCGCCATTCTTATCAATATTTCCAAACCTCATTTAAAAACCTGAAAGTGTAA
- a CDS encoding DUF1579 domain-containing protein has product MKKLLSLFVILFLAGMSSAYSQDMSNEEMAKWMEAMTPGAQQQMLAKSVGTWNLKNTMWMEPNSEPMVTTGTCVNEMLLGGRYLQGKITAQMMGMPFEGISLTAYDNAAKQYQNTWIDNMGTGIMFTTGNIGADGKLTMTGTMVDPMTGKPCNIREVLIFDGDNKMTMEMYGPDRATGNEYKMMVIEYTR; this is encoded by the coding sequence ATGAAAAAATTACTATCTTTATTCGTTATTCTATTTTTAGCCGGTATGTCCTCTGCATATTCCCAGGATATGAGCAATGAGGAAATGGCAAAATGGATGGAAGCAATGACTCCCGGAGCACAACAACAAATGCTGGCAAAGTCAGTTGGTACCTGGAATTTAAAAAACACAATGTGGATGGAACCTAATTCAGAACCAATGGTAACCACCGGGACTTGTGTAAACGAAATGCTTCTTGGAGGCAGATATTTACAGGGAAAAATTACCGCGCAAATGATGGGAATGCCTTTTGAAGGAATTTCATTAACTGCTTATGATAACGCTGCGAAACAATATCAAAATACCTGGATAGATAATATGGGAACAGGTATAATGTTCACAACAGGAAATATTGGTGCAGACGGGAAACTTACAATGACGGGAACAATGGTTGACCCTATGACAGGGAAACCATGTAATATAAGAGAAGTGCTGATTTTCGATGGTGACAACAAAATGACAATGGAAATGTATGGTCCTGACAGAGCAACGGGTAATGAGTATAAAATGATGGTTATCGAATATACACGATAA
- a CDS encoding M15 family metallopeptidase: protein MRYFTIVILLCFACGTKSVNNSNANAEQQKKIPEGLQKLLKAYPDFLDSADENNLYWKDGTVMQYDDGKEKTFDEMLDNPDLEDMFKLEYPIGEWNPPPGENFDPGRIRYEPFFMKMYGNSAGEVKQNLVTIDWMPNSSNERLQVSQINDAHIQLKAVSDELEQLPDNLKKYVKKTAGTFNWRPIAGTNRYSAHSFGIAIDINTAYSDYWLWDKSTTYRNQIPMEIVQIFEKYGFIWGGKWFHYDTMHFEYRPELLNK, encoded by the coding sequence ATGAGATATTTCACAATAGTTATTTTGCTGTGTTTCGCGTGCGGAACAAAATCTGTTAATAACAGCAATGCTAACGCTGAGCAGCAAAAGAAAATTCCCGAAGGTCTGCAAAAGCTTTTAAAAGCATATCCTGATTTTCTTGACTCGGCTGATGAAAACAATTTATACTGGAAGGACGGAACAGTGATGCAATACGATGATGGCAAAGAAAAAACATTTGATGAAATGCTCGACAATCCCGACCTCGAAGATATGTTCAAACTTGAATACCCTATTGGTGAATGGAACCCTCCTCCGGGCGAAAACTTTGACCCCGGAAGAATCCGCTATGAACCTTTTTTTATGAAGATGTACGGTAATTCCGCCGGTGAAGTAAAGCAAAACCTTGTTACAATTGATTGGATGCCTAACTCATCAAACGAAAGATTGCAGGTTTCACAAATTAATGATGCTCACATCCAGCTCAAAGCAGTTTCCGATGAGCTTGAACAGCTCCCTGATAATCTGAAAAAATACGTTAAAAAAACCGCAGGGACATTCAATTGGCGTCCAATTGCAGGAACGAACCGCTACAGCGCGCATTCGTTCGGAATTGCAATCGACATAAACACGGCTTATTCCGATTACTGGCTTTGGGATAAATCTACCACTTACAGAAATCAAATCCCTATGGAAATCGTGCAAATATTTGAAAAATATGGATTTATTTGGGGTGGTAAATGGTTTCATTATGACACAATGCACTTCGAATACCGTCCTGAATTGCTAAATAAGTAA
- a CDS encoding DUF1579 family protein, with protein MKKLIPLFVFLFLVSGTSLVYSQNDSEGFKKWTEFMTPGTQHQMMASSVGTWNVSTTLWVYPGAQPMTSTGTLVNEMLYGGRYLQGKVTSTSDRNSSPFEGMFITAYDNATQTYQNMWIDNGSTSIHNTSGTMSADGKTLTMTGTSTDLMTGQPSSVREVITFNNANSTTWEFYKTLNETGKEFKMMQIEYTR; from the coding sequence ATGAAAAAATTAATTCCCCTATTTGTATTTTTATTTTTGGTTAGCGGCACTTCATTGGTTTATTCTCAAAATGACAGCGAGGGATTCAAAAAATGGACGGAATTCATGACACCTGGAACACAGCACCAAATGATGGCTTCATCTGTTGGGACATGGAATGTGAGCACAACCTTATGGGTATATCCCGGAGCACAGCCTATGACAAGCACAGGCACATTAGTAAATGAAATGCTTTACGGAGGAAGATATCTTCAGGGGAAAGTTACTTCAACATCTGACAGAAACAGTTCGCCTTTTGAGGGAATGTTCATAACAGCATATGATAATGCAACTCAAACTTATCAAAACATGTGGATAGATAACGGTTCAACATCTATACATAATACAAGCGGAACAATGAGCGCAGACGGAAAAACTTTAACAATGACAGGAACTTCTACAGACCTTATGACCGGACAACCAAGCTCAGTAAGAGAAGTTATTACATTCAACAATGCTAACAGCACTACATGGGAATTTTACAAAACTCTAAACGAAACCGGAAAAGAGTTTAAGATGATGCAAATAGAATATACCAGGTAA
- a CDS encoding SRPBCC domain-containing protein: MSKPYDWSKFTEKIAVKGVTPKQMYDWWITGDNLEKWFLRRADYYRDGKVISKSESCKAGDSYEWEWFGYDVIEEGKVLEANGKDLFKFTFANGCTVTVKFEPFKDYTIITLTQENIPLTEEAKVSTHLGCSQGWQFYLCNIKSIAEGGIDIRNKDSEVRGVINS; this comes from the coding sequence ATGTCAAAACCATACGACTGGAGTAAGTTCACAGAAAAAATTGCGGTGAAAGGTGTAACACCAAAACAAATGTATGACTGGTGGATAACCGGGGATAATCTCGAGAAATGGTTTTTAAGACGCGCGGATTATTACCGGGACGGAAAAGTGATTTCTAAAAGTGAATCATGCAAAGCAGGTGACAGTTATGAATGGGAGTGGTTTGGCTACGATGTGATTGAAGAAGGAAAAGTACTCGAAGCAAACGGAAAAGATTTATTCAAGTTCACGTTTGCAAACGGCTGCACGGTAACGGTTAAGTTCGAGCCGTTCAAAGATTATACAATTATTACTCTCACACAGGAAAATATTCCACTTACCGAAGAAGCAAAAGTCAGCACACATCTCGGATGCTCACAAGGGTGGCAGTTTTATCTTTGTAATATTAAGTCCATCGCCGAAGGCGGAATAGACATCCGGAATAAAGATTCAGAAGTAAGAGGAGTTATAAATTCATAA
- a CDS encoding PIG-L family deacetylase, which produces MKILYIFPHPDDESFGPSAAMSAQMRVGHQVFLLTLTKGGATKQRHKYGYSVDEMGEVRYREMLNVEKALGLSGMTVLDLPDSGLKEMDPREIEKVVEEEIKKIKPDVVVSYAVYGVSGFHDHLVMHAVAKRVFLQMKDDGADYLKRLAFFTLSKKDLEQKKDTNAFNIQSSPDELIDCQTPINEEDKNKMRAGLDCYVTFQETIKNVGVADMFGDFVSFEIFGEDHKPPLKDICEKL; this is translated from the coding sequence ATGAAAATACTTTATATCTTTCCCCATCCTGATGATGAATCGTTCGGACCATCTGCCGCAATGTCGGCACAAATGAGAGTGGGACATCAGGTTTTTTTATTGACCCTGACAAAGGGAGGCGCAACAAAACAGCGTCATAAATACGGTTATTCTGTTGACGAAATGGGAGAAGTGCGCTACCGTGAAATGTTAAATGTTGAAAAAGCTCTCGGACTTTCGGGAATGACCGTGCTTGATTTACCTGACAGCGGACTGAAAGAAATGGACCCGCGTGAAATTGAGAAAGTTGTCGAGGAGGAAATAAAAAAAATTAAACCTGATGTTGTTGTGAGCTATGCTGTTTATGGCGTAAGCGGTTTTCATGACCATCTTGTAATGCATGCAGTCGCAAAAAGAGTTTTTTTGCAGATGAAAGATGACGGCGCTGATTATCTGAAACGTCTTGCGTTTTTTACTTTGAGCAAAAAAGATCTTGAACAGAAAAAAGACACGAATGCGTTTAACATTCAATCATCACCTGATGAATTGATTGACTGCCAAACTCCTATAAATGAAGAGGATAAAAACAAAATGCGCGCAGGACTCGATTGTTATGTAACATTTCAGGAAACGATAAAAAATGTCGGAGTTGCCGATATGTTCGGTGATTTTGTTTCATTTGAGATTTTCGGTGAAGACCACAAACCGCCGTTAAAAGATATTTGCGAAAAGCTTTAA
- a CDS encoding PIN domain-containing protein, which translates to MKIVIDTNIIFSALLSQNNKFQEIIFTDSYQLFSPNFVLIEILKHQNKLLNNSKLNSDELLELLHLLTSRIEFISETTISSKNKKKAYEFCKNVDLNDTPFVALCLELNAKLWTGDKKLKDGINKEKFIDLF; encoded by the coding sequence TTGAAGATAGTAATTGATACAAATATTATTTTCAGCGCTCTCCTTTCACAAAACAACAAATTCCAGGAAATAATATTTACTGATTCCTACCAACTGTTCTCGCCTAATTTCGTATTAATTGAAATCTTAAAACATCAGAATAAATTACTTAATAATTCAAAATTGAATTCTGATGAGTTATTGGAGCTATTGCATCTTTTAACATCACGAATTGAATTTATTTCTGAAACAACAATCTCATCGAAAAACAAAAAGAAAGCTTATGAATTTTGCAAAAATGTCGATTTAAACGATACACCTTTTGTTGCACTATGCTTGGAACTGAATGCAAAACTATGGACAGGAGATAAAAAATTAAAAGACGGCATTAATAAAGAAAAGTTTATTGATTTATTTTAA
- a CDS encoding polysaccharide deacetylase family protein — MKIIYLFLFVILFSPINSYSQKIALTFDDAPRKDGAYYTGIQRTNTLIQRLKDAGVVQTAFFCVSGNIDYDGHFRLLKYIDAGHIIANHTHTHQFLRNIGYDGYIQDIKTADSILSRYNNFKKWFRFPFLQEGRDIPERDNIRMELKNLGYVNGYVTIDNYDWYIESLFQKALKEKKKIDYRKLKDFYIEHLWNSIKFYDDIALKTIGRSPNHVLLLHENDLAALFIDDLVAYIRQQGGEIITVDEAYTDPIFNIEPQTLVLYQGRVAAIAKDMGYTGKLYQESEDEEWLDKYFENYGIIQK; from the coding sequence ATGAAAATTATTTATTTATTTTTGTTTGTTATTTTGTTCTCACCAATTAATTCTTATTCACAAAAAATTGCATTAACGTTTGATGATGCTCCGAGAAAAGATGGAGCATATTATACAGGCATTCAAAGAACCAACACGCTTATTCAAAGATTGAAAGATGCAGGTGTAGTTCAAACTGCTTTCTTTTGTGTATCGGGAAACATCGATTATGACGGACATTTTCGATTGCTAAAATACATCGATGCAGGACATATCATCGCAAATCATACTCACACTCATCAGTTTCTTCGCAACATCGGATATGACGGATATATTCAGGATATAAAAACTGCCGATTCGATTTTATCGCGTTATAATAATTTTAAAAAATGGTTTCGTTTTCCTTTTCTTCAAGAGGGAAGAGACATTCCTGAGCGCGATAACATAAGAATGGAATTAAAAAATTTAGGATATGTAAATGGTTATGTTACTATTGATAATTATGACTGGTATATAGAAAGCTTATTTCAGAAAGCTCTCAAAGAAAAAAAGAAAATTGATTACAGAAAGCTTAAAGATTTTTATATCGAGCATTTATGGAACAGCATAAAGTTTTATGATGACATTGCACTGAAAACAATCGGCAGGTCACCGAACCACGTTTTGCTTTTACATGAAAACGATTTAGCCGCATTATTTATAGATGACCTTGTTGCTTACATAAGACAACAGGGCGGTGAGATTATTACAGTTGATGAAGCTTACACCGACCCGATTTTTAATATTGAGCCGCAGACACTTGTGTTGTATCAGGGCAGAGTAGCAGCAATAGCAAAGGATATGGGTTATACCGGAAAGTTATATCAGGAATCAGAAGACGAAGAGTGGCTCGATAAATATTTTGAGAATTATGGAATTATACAGAAATAA
- a CDS encoding DUF4239 domain-containing protein: protein MLEWLIRLPLIVSIPLISVVSVGTSILILIIIRKKLEPENWKSNHEVASFIFNGYGLIYAVLVAFVVFATWNDYEAAKETVDNEAILSFELFLDVGVLNDPQKSEIRTRLMQYDSIVVAEEWDLMETRQTSTSAKEKLSQVFVILAGYNPTSKTQEIVLQEIYQKLNDLVGQRRTRIFYATNRVPNVMWVVLIIGALLSVFFTYFFTMDQLVIQSMLTGAFTLMNVLILFLILVLDNGFLGDAKITSDSYQYILNLMRTVLFAQ, encoded by the coding sequence ATGTTAGAGTGGCTTATACGTTTACCTTTAATAGTTTCCATTCCTTTAATCTCAGTTGTTTCCGTCGGGACATCAATTCTTATACTCATTATTATCAGAAAAAAACTTGAACCCGAAAACTGGAAAAGCAATCATGAGGTCGCAAGCTTTATTTTTAACGGTTACGGATTAATTTATGCTGTTCTTGTTGCATTCGTTGTGTTTGCAACATGGAATGATTATGAAGCGGCAAAAGAGACTGTTGATAATGAAGCAATTTTATCTTTCGAGCTTTTTCTTGATGTCGGAGTTCTTAATGACCCTCAGAAAAGCGAAATCAGGACACGGCTGATGCAGTATGATTCAATTGTTGTGGCAGAGGAATGGGATTTAATGGAGACAAGACAAACAAGCACAAGCGCTAAGGAAAAACTTTCTCAGGTTTTTGTAATACTTGCAGGTTATAATCCCACCAGTAAGACCCAGGAAATTGTTCTGCAGGAAATATATCAGAAGCTTAATGACCTTGTAGGTCAACGCCGGACAAGAATTTTTTACGCAACAAACAGAGTGCCTAACGTTATGTGGGTTGTGCTCATCATAGGTGCATTACTTTCTGTTTTCTTCACCTATTTCTTTACAATGGATCAGTTAGTTATACAAAGCATGCTTACAGGAGCATTTACTTTGATGAATGTGCTTATTTTATTTTTGATTCTTGTGCTGGATAACGGCTTTCTTGGGGATGCAAAAATTACGAGTGACTCATATCAATATATTTTAAACTTGATGAGAACTGTTTTGTTCGCGCAATAA
- a CDS encoding lipoate--protein ligase: protein MKLINNENITDPTINLALDEYCVRNLDVENENYILFYINAPSIIIGKHQCTIEEINYPYTNRNNIYVVRRISGGGAVYHDFGNLNFSFIKKYELHSINNFQKFTEPVIKTLHSLGVNAVLGGRNDITVDGRKISGNAQFSNTKSMFSHGTLLFDSNLDDVVEALNVKIDKIESKGIKSIRSRVANITEFLKENISIEEFRNELLKNIFGSDKNFPVYNLTSKQWHEVRDLAEKKYRTWEWNFGRSPEFNIQKVHRFDFGQIDARFHVKDGIIQDMKIFGDFLGHGEMKEIEDKLIGKKYMEDEIEKAVEGINLKEYIGIENSKEFAKFLYT from the coding sequence ATGAAGTTAATTAACAACGAAAATATTACCGACCCGACAATCAATCTTGCGCTTGATGAGTATTGCGTGAGAAATCTCGATGTTGAAAACGAAAATTATATTTTGTTTTACATAAACGCTCCGTCGATAATCATTGGTAAACATCAATGCACGATTGAGGAAATAAATTATCCCTATACAAACAGAAATAATATCTATGTTGTCCGCAGAATTTCCGGCGGCGGCGCCGTATATCACGATTTCGGCAACTTAAATTTCAGTTTCATAAAAAAATATGAACTTCACAGCATAAACAATTTTCAGAAGTTCACCGAACCGGTTATAAAAACTCTTCATTCGCTTGGTGTGAATGCGGTTCTTGGAGGAAGAAATGACATTACCGTTGACGGAAGAAAAATTTCAGGTAATGCGCAGTTCTCGAACACAAAATCGATGTTTTCTCACGGCACTTTATTGTTCGATTCAAATCTTGATGACGTTGTCGAAGCATTAAATGTTAAAATAGACAAAATAGAGAGCAAAGGGATTAAATCCATAAGAAGCCGTGTTGCAAACATAACGGAGTTTCTTAAAGAAAATATTTCGATTGAAGAATTCAGAAATGAGTTACTAAAAAACATTTTTGGAAGTGATAAAAATTTTCCTGTTTATAATCTTACGTCCAAACAATGGCATGAAGTGAGAGACCTTGCAGAAAAAAAATACAGAACATGGGAATGGAATTTCGGACGTTCGCCTGAGTTCAACATTCAGAAAGTTCACAGGTTTGATTTCGGTCAAATCGATGCAAGATTTCATGTGAAAGATGGTATTATCCAGGATATGAAAATCTTCGGTGATTTCCTCGGGCATGGTGAAATGAAAGAAATTGAAGACAAGCTGATTGGCAAAAAATATATGGAAGATGAAATTGAAAAAGCCGTGGAAGGAATTAACCTGAAAGAATACATCGGGATTGAAAATTCGAAAGAATTTGCGAAGTTTTTATATACTTAA
- a CDS encoding VOC family protein, whose amino-acid sequence MANTINWFEIPAKDFDRACKFYGTLFDADLHKQDMGEAKMGFFPYDGNGVSGAVCAVKDFEPSTNGVMVYLNGGENLQGMLDKVAPAGGKVVVEKTLITPEIGYFAIFMDTEGNKVAMHSPK is encoded by the coding sequence ATGGCAAATACAATTAACTGGTTCGAGATTCCGGCTAAGGATTTCGATAGAGCATGCAAGTTTTACGGAACACTTTTTGACGCTGACCTTCACAAACAAGATATGGGTGAAGCTAAGATGGGATTCTTCCCGTATGACGGCAATGGCGTGAGCGGTGCTGTCTGTGCAGTAAAAGATTTCGAGCCGTCAACAAACGGTGTTATGGTTTATTTAAACGGCGGCGAAAACTTACAGGGAATGCTCGATAAAGTTGCGCCTGCAGGCGGAAAAGTTGTTGTTGAAAAAACTTTGATTACTCCTGAAATCGGTTACTTTGCGATTTTCATGGATACAGAGGGCAACAAAGTTGCAATGCACTCACCTAAATAG
- a CDS encoding TonB-dependent receptor — translation MKKLFVFFVNLFFLSVIIGIPAFAGMTSQNGILRFAQNDTSKDDDSTTTIETETIEVDALRGVEGITPITFENIDREQIEERYWMEDLPMFLKGTTSINTYSESGSSVGYSYLTLRGFDQHRLSIMINGIPQNDPEDHQVYWVDISDLTASVENIQIQRGIGTALYGSSSIGGVINIQTIDYFKHRFLNLKGGYGNYNSKRYSLEYSSGNVANGFGFYGKFTKINTDGYRDLSWSDHMAYFFSAGKMIGNHSIVKLNFYGGPIKNHLAYLGVTRDYLDGQVTGDKLVDRRYNFITFPNESDNYNQPHYELIFNTQPSKNLFISNTFSYIRGEGYFVTNFPAYYGYDFSYFRLNPYYVPDSTLYNPAYYRRNPDGSFYYDPALGYEIITSDIVTNLYVNNDTYGWFPKLKWNHSNNGSLVVGGEVRFHKSEHYGEITFGDALPQGTPVNYQYYYYQGGKRTFSIFANEVYELTPQLTGMLGVQYVNHQYKISKDKFKPYDFTVNYNFVTPRLGLNYKFTNNFRTFANISYARREPRLKDIYDAESPYSTPNFRVVDPATNTYEDPLIKPEDMLDFELGFGYDNEKLNTNLNFYWMDFRNEIVNNGQLDNVGQPIVGNAGKSTHRGIELELHYQLLKNLSHEFGVSGNLNLSQNFFNEYIEVLGVDSTGNIIYGNNYSDNKILLTPDIIGNLSLHYKNRYGFTVYVNMQSVGKQYLDNSENDRKNPSARNVPGYVDKVIEPYNVFNAGISFDLMKVLNYKQLSKFDLSLKVNNIFDKLYETYGSVDGSGTPYWIPAATRNVFFELTLGL, via the coding sequence ATGAAAAAACTTTTTGTGTTCTTTGTAAACTTATTTTTTTTATCCGTAATTATTGGGATTCCCGCTTTCGCGGGAATGACTTCCCAGAATGGGATTCTTCGCTTCGCTCAGAATGACACAAGTAAAGATGATGATTCCACAACCACCATCGAGACCGAGACAATCGAAGTCGATGCTCTGCGAGGAGTCGAGGGAATCACTCCCATCACTTTCGAAAACATCGACCGCGAGCAAATCGAAGAGCGTTACTGGATGGAAGACCTTCCGATGTTCCTGAAAGGAACGACAAGCATCAATACTTACTCCGAGTCCGGTTCGTCAGTCGGATATTCTTATCTCACGCTTCGCGGATTCGACCAGCATCGCCTGTCAATTATGATAAACGGCATTCCGCAGAACGACCCCGAAGACCATCAGGTTTACTGGGTTGATATTTCCGACTTAACCGCATCAGTCGAGAATATCCAGATTCAGCGCGGCATCGGGACTGCGCTTTACGGCTCGTCATCAATCGGCGGTGTTATTAACATTCAGACAATCGATTACTTCAAGCATCGTTTCTTAAATCTTAAAGGCGGATACGGAAATTATAATTCCAAACGCTACTCGCTCGAGTATTCATCAGGCAACGTTGCAAACGGTTTCGGGTTTTATGGCAAGTTCACCAAAATAAACACCGACGGATACCGCGATCTTTCATGGTCTGACCACATGGCATATTTTTTCAGCGCAGGAAAAATGATTGGCAACCACTCAATCGTTAAATTAAATTTTTACGGCGGACCGATTAAAAACCATCTTGCATATCTCGGCGTTACAAGAGATTATCTCGATGGGCAGGTAACAGGCGACAAGCTTGTAGACCGCAGATATAATTTCATCACATTCCCGAATGAATCCGATAACTATAACCAGCCGCACTATGAATTAATTTTCAACACTCAGCCGTCAAAAAATCTTTTTATCTCTAATACGTTCAGTTACATTCGCGGCGAGGGATACTTCGTAACAAACTTCCCTGCTTATTACGGTTATGATTTTTCTTATTTCAGATTGAATCCATACTATGTTCCAGATTCGACTTTATATAACCCGGCTTACTATAGAAGAAATCCCGACGGTTCATTTTATTATGACCCGGCACTCGGTTATGAAATCATTACATCAGACATCGTTACAAATCTTTATGTGAACAACGACACTTATGGATGGTTTCCGAAATTAAAGTGGAATCACTCTAACAATGGCTCGCTTGTTGTCGGTGGTGAGGTTCGTTTCCATAAATCGGAGCATTACGGTGAGATAACTTTCGGTGATGCGCTTCCGCAAGGCACTCCCGTGAATTATCAATATTATTATTATCAGGGAGGCAAGCGAACATTCTCTATTTTTGCGAATGAAGTTTATGAGCTGACTCCGCAGCTTACGGGGATGCTTGGTGTTCAGTATGTAAATCATCAATACAAAATCTCGAAAGATAAATTTAAGCCGTATGACTTCACGGTAAATTATAATTTTGTTACTCCGCGTCTCGGTTTGAATTATAAATTCACAAATAACTTCCGAACGTTTGCAAACATTTCTTATGCGCGCAGAGAGCCGAGGCTGAAAGACATCTATGATGCTGAAAGTCCTTACTCAACGCCGAACTTCAGAGTTGTTGACCCTGCGACGAATACTTACGAAGACCCGTTAATTAAGCCTGAAGACATGCTTGACTTCGAGCTTGGTTTCGGATATGACAATGAAAAACTGAACACAAATTTAAATTTTTACTGGATGGATTTCAGAAATGAAATCGTGAACAACGGTCAGCTCGACAACGTCGGTCAGCCGATTGTCGGCAATGCGGGAAAATCAACTCACAGAGGAATCGAGCTTGAGCTTCACTATCAATTGCTAAAAAATCTTTCCCACGAGTTCGGAGTTTCAGGAAACCTGAATCTCTCACAAAACTTTTTTAATGAGTACATCGAAGTTCTCGGAGTTGATTCAACAGGAAATATTATTTATGGAAATAACTATTCCGATAATAAAATTTTGTTAACTCCCGACATAATAGGTAACCTGAGCTTACATTATAAAAACAGGTACGGCTTTACTGTTTATGTGAACATGCAGTCAGTCGGAAAACAATATCTGGATAATTCCGAAAATGACAGAAAAAATCCTTCTGCAAGAAACGTTCCGGGATATGTAGATAAAGTAATCGAGCCGTATAATGTTTTCAACGCAGGCATCAGTTTTGATTTAATGAAGGTTCTCAACTATAAGCAGCTTAGCAAATTTGATTTAAGCTTAAAGGTTAACAACATTTTCGATAAGCTTTATGAAACTTATGGAAGCGTTGATGGCTCGGGAACGCCGTACTGGATTCCCGCTGCTACAAGAAATGTTTTCTTTGAGCTGACACTGGGACTGTAA